A window of the Pseudomonadota bacterium genome harbors these coding sequences:
- a CDS encoding tRNA (adenosine(37)-N6)-threonylcarbamoyltransferase complex ATPase subunit type 1 TsaE — protein sequence MHTATFHIADEEATLQLGGRLAALLAPGDVVGLEGDLGAGKTYLVAA from the coding sequence ATGCACACCGCGACCTTTCACATCGCGGACGAGGAGGCCACCCTGCAGCTCGGCGGCCGGCTCGCGGCGCTGCTCGCGCCCGGCGACGTCGTCGGCCTGGAGGGGGATCTCGGCGCCGGCAAGACGTACCTCGTCGCGGCGG